AAAAAAAACGCAAAGACGCAGAGAATTTTCTTTTATGGCTTAGTGTGATTCGATTAACATTTAATTTCACTAATAACCTCATCAATGCTCCTTGCGGCTTCAAAAAATGAAAGAAGTTTTTGAATTACATTTTCAACAACACTATCAGGACAAGATGCTCCGCTGGTAACGATTATTGTAAGCGGGGATTTTGAAGGGAGGAAATTATTTGTTTTTAGTTGCTTTTGATTGTGATAATCAAAATGATTGATTGTTTCCCTTGATTCAATTTCTTTATGGGATGAAATAAAATAGGTGGCAAATTTTCTTTCGCATAATTCAACTAAATGAGAGGTATTTGAACTGTTATATCCTCCTACTACTATGGCTAAATCGGCATGTTCTTTTAATAAGCCATAAGTAGCATCCTGGTTATCATTGGTAGCATAACACAAAGTATCCCTTGTGTCAGAAAAATGGTCTTTATAGTCTACTGCGCCATATTTCTTTATCATTGTGTTTTTAAGAAAGTCAGCAATTTGTTGTGTTTCAGTGGCAAGCATGGTTGTTTGATTTACCACACCTATTTTTTGAAGGTCTTTTTCACAGTCAAAACCATTTGAAAAACGACCTCTAAAAGCTTCATAAAAGTCATTTGCAGAAACTTGGCCAAGAATATAACTTTCTATTTTTTTGGCATCCTCCAAATCCTTTATCACTAATGAAGGTCCGTGAACCTGGCTATGTGAAAAAGTAGCTTTGGTTTCCTCATGGTTGTGCTTTCCGTGAATAATGATAGTATGCTTATCGCTTCCTAATTTTTCAGATTTTTTCCAAACACGTTCCACAAAAGGACAGGTAGTATTGTATTTTTGGGTTTCAATGCCCTTTTCCTTAAGTATTTTTTCAGTTTCAAGGGTAGTGCCAAAGGCTGGAATTAAAACAATATCATCAGAGGTAATTTCTTTCCATTCGATTAACTGCTTGCCTTGAGTATCCATAATAAAATTAATCCCTTTTTCTTGCAAATCAGCATTTACATCTGGATTGTGGATCATTTGAGAAAGCAAGAAAATCCTTTTTCCAGGGTTTTCTTCAACGGCACTCTGTGAAATTTCTATTGCGTTTTCTACCCCAAAACAAAAACCGAAATGCCTGGCAATTAAAAATCTAACTGGTCCAAAATCCAGCAATGCAGGGGTTAAATCTTTTTTCTTTGGATCCTGAATTTTACGAAGTTCTTTTATCCGGGATATAATTGAACTTTTGTAATGAGCAGGAATATTGAAAGTTTTCATTCTTAAAATTAAGTAAGTGGTTGTTAAATTACCGCTTGGTATTTAAAACATCTTTGCAGATTTAAGGCGTATTTATTACTCCTACTCTCTTATTAACTGCATGTCTTTAACCAACCTTAAAACGTAATCAAGCTGTTGTTGCTTGTTCAAATCAGTGTTATCCAGAACTATTGCATCATCAGCCTTAATTAGCGGATTTTCTTTTCGGTTTGTATCATCAAAATCTCTCTGGAGTAAATTCTCCTTGATTTCATCCTTAGAAACCTTCACTCCTTTTGAAGTGAGCTCATCATACCTTCTGTAAACACGAATTTCAGGATCAGCAGTCATGAAAATCTTTAGTTCTGCATTTGGGAAAACAGCGGTGCCAATATCTCTGCCATCCATTACTATTCCTTTGCCCATTCCCATTTCTTTTTGCAAGGCCACCATTCGTTTTCTTACTTGTTTTATCTGGCTAACCTTACTAACCTGTTCGGAAACATCCATCATACGTATGGGTTCCTCAACATCCTCATCATTTAAATAAATATCCGATTTTTTAGTCACTGAATTGTAATGAAAACTCAAATGAATCCTGTCCAGGTTTTCTATTAGCTTTTGGATGATCAGTTCTCCGGCATCATTAATAAATCCCTCACGCATTGCAAAAAGAGTGATTGCCCTGTACATTGCTCCTGAATCAACATATTTGTACCCCAGTTCTGATGCCAAGGCTTTTGCTATGGTACTTTTTCCACAGGAAGAATACCCGTCAATGGCTATGTTTATCTTATTCAAGGTTTGAGCTGCTTTGTCTGCAATATTAATCAATAGCTTTTAAAAGAAAAATTAATTTCTTGAAAAACTTGAAATATTGGTTGTTATTGTAAAATGGTTGGATGCTCCGGCTAAATGATAGGCGGCCCTAGCATAACTCAAATGGAATTTTGAGATTCTAAAACCAAAACCCCACGAAAGACCTATGGTTCCTGGTTTGCTGGCAACTTTCAATTCTTGTGATCTTTGTACATTATAACCAAACCTGACACTAAAACTCTTGGTTGGCATAATCTCAACTCCTGCAACTAAATGTCTTAAAGTATTTCCAAAAAAACCAGGACTCTTTGTTTGTTCATCTCCAGTTACGGTGTTAAAGTTTGAGGTTGTATCCTTTGGAACCATTCTTAGTCTTTGCATGTTATCAAAGGCAAGGGAAAAGCGAAAAGGGGCATGAGAAAGCTTTTTTGACACCTCAATTTTCATTTCAGTTGGCAAGGGCTCAGTATTTCCTTTTCTATAGGCTACTATTTGAGTTCCAATGTTTTTTGCAAGAATTGCAGCACCAAAACCATCTTCCTCATTAAAATATGTACCTGCCAAATCAAGTGCCATTCCAAAGGATTGATAACTTTCCAAGGCCGAATAAAGCAACTTTACATTGGTTCCGTATGACAAATGTTTTCCAAATCCTCTACCCCATCCAAAATTTAAAGCATAATCACCAGCAGAAAATTCACCTGTAATTTCACCATTTGGATCTGCACGGGTAAACCGACCATAGTTCATATATTGCATACCCAGACTAAAGCTTCCCTTGTCCTCATAATTTTTCGAAAAACCAACAAACCCGGAATTTATATCCGAAAAATAATTCAAATAAGTCATTACAAGGGAATTATCCATTAACTTATTCAGCAATGCAGGGTTTACAATGCCAAGAGATAAATCATTGTCTTTTACTGAAATAAGGTCCCCACCAAGTGCTGCAGTTCTTGCAGAGGAAGGGAGGTTTAGAAATTCATAAGAGGAGCTTCCACCCACCTGAGCAAAGGTGCTGATTGCAAAATTTAATGAAAGAAAAAGCAACAGCAGTGACTTTGACATAGGAGAAAATATCTCTCTTAACGTTCTTAATGTTCAATTATTGTTTTTGAAGGATGGCAACAAACAGCATTATTTACGCCTCAGGTTGCAGCACCTTTTCCAGGAGAAAAGCAGAAAGTTCTTCCAGATTTAAATCCTTTGCTTTTACTTTATAAGTTGATAGTGCGTAAAAGGGTTCTCTCTCTGCCAGTTTAGTTCTTATAGCCATTCTTAGTTTTTCACCCTCCAGATTATCGAGAAGTGGCCTTTGGTGTTTTGCGTTTTTTAATCGCACAAAAAGAGCATCAACACTTAACTTTAAATAAATTGAAA
The sequence above is a segment of the Bacteroidota bacterium genome. Coding sequences within it:
- a CDS encoding 4-hydroxy-3-methylbut-2-enyl diphosphate reductase → MKTFNIPAHYKSSIISRIKELRKIQDPKKKDLTPALLDFGPVRFLIARHFGFCFGVENAIEISQSAVEENPGKRIFLLSQMIHNPDVNADLQEKGINFIMDTQGKQLIEWKEITSDDIVLIPAFGTTLETEKILKEKGIETQKYNTTCPFVERVWKKSEKLGSDKHTIIIHGKHNHEETKATFSHSQVHGPSLVIKDLEDAKKIESYILGQVSANDFYEAFRGRFSNGFDCEKDLQKIGVVNQTTMLATETQQIADFLKNTMIKKYGAVDYKDHFSDTRDTLCYATNDNQDATYGLLKEHADLAIVVGGYNSSNTSHLVELCERKFATYFISSHKEIESRETINHFDYHNQKQLKTNNFLPSKSPLTIIVTSGASCPDSVVENVIQKLLSFFEAARSIDEVISEIKC
- the porQ gene encoding type IX secretion system protein PorQ; protein product: MSKSLLLLFLSLNFAISTFAQVGGSSSYEFLNLPSSARTAALGGDLISVKDNDLSLGIVNPALLNKLMDNSLVMTYLNYFSDINSGFVGFSKNYEDKGSFSLGMQYMNYGRFTRADPNGEITGEFSAGDYALNFGWGRGFGKHLSYGTNVKLLYSALESYQSFGMALDLAGTYFNEEDGFGAAILAKNIGTQIVAYRKGNTEPLPTEMKIEVSKKLSHAPFRFSLAFDNMQRLRMVPKDTTSNFNTVTGDEQTKSPGFFGNTLRHLVAGVEIMPTKSFSVRFGYNVQRSQELKVASKPGTIGLSWGFGFRISKFHLSYARAAYHLAGASNHFTITTNISSFSRN
- a CDS encoding (d)CMP kinase — translated: MNKINIAIDGYSSCGKSTIAKALASELGYKYVDSGAMYRAITLFAMREGFINDAGELIIQKLIENLDRIHLSFHYNSVTKKSDIYLNDEDVEEPIRMMDVSEQVSKVSQIKQVRKRMVALQKEMGMGKGIVMDGRDIGTAVFPNAELKIFMTADPEIRVYRRYDELTSKGVKVSKDEIKENLLQRDFDDTNRKENPLIKADDAIVLDNTDLNKQQQLDYVLRLVKDMQLIRE